The genomic region CTATCGTTTTTTCTTGGGCCGGTAGCAATGAGATATTTAATGTACTAAAAAATATTAAGAATCTAATACTTGATTTTAGGATTATTTTATACAAATTGAGGAATCTCTGGTTCGGGAATAAGCTCTAAAAGTTTATGGACGAGGTCATCTTCATTTATACGTATAGCTTGTGCTTTGAAACTGAGGGAAATACGATGGCGTAAGACAGGTACGGCACATTTTTTGATGTCGGCGCATGTTGTGAAACTACGTCCTTCCATGGCAGCAAAAGCTTTAGCTCCACGGATTAAGTATTGTCCTGCACGGGGGCCGGCACCATATTCAATTAATTCGCTTAATTCAGGGGGACAGTCATCTGTGCCAGGACGTGTGGCCCGCGCAAGAGACGTGACATACGATATAACTAAAGGCGAGGTTTCGATGCGCTCAATAGCATTTCTAAAGCGGATGATGTCATGTGCCTGAAAGATTTGTTTTAGGTGATAAGAATTAGGCGTACAGGTACGTCGTAAGATTTCTTCTTCTTCGTTTTGAGTAGGATAATCAATGTTTATGTTGAACATAAAACGGTCCAATTGTGCTTCAGGAAGAATATAGGTACCTTCTTGTTCTACAGGATTTCGCGTTGCCATAACAATAAAAGGAGAGGGGAGTTGCATAGTTTTTTCGCCCACAGTAACTTGTTTTTCCTGCATGGCTTCAAGCAAAGCTGCTTGAGTTTTTGGTGGGGTTCTATTGATTTCATCAGCAAGTAATAATTGAGTGAAAATAGGGCCCTTCACAAACTTAAAAGATCTTCGGCCTTGTTCATCCTCATCAAGGATAGTTGTCCCAGTTATATCACTAGGCATTAAGTCGGGTGTGAATTGGATGCGCTTAAAATCGAGATTTAAGACTTTCGAAATAGAATTAATTGTAATGGTTTTGGCTAAGCCTGGGACGCCAGTGAGTAAACAGTGACCTCCACCAAAGATACCGGCAAGGATTTGACCGACGACATCATCTTGTCCCACGATAATTTTCTTTATTTCGCTACGAAGTATGGGGATGCGATTTGCGAAATCCGCAAGAGTCTCTTTTATATCTGATCCACTTATAAAACGTATGAGGATGTCTCCAATCAGAAAAGTTTCTTGGTCTTCTAGTTTGACTTGTTTATGTTTTTCGCCATTAGCTTTAATACCATTGGTACTATCACAATCAGAAAGTGTTAATGAATCATTACGTAGATCGATAGAGGCGTGGATTTTTGAAATGGAGGGATGGTCAATACAGATGTCAGTATTAGCGTCGCGGCCAATAAATTGAATACCTTCATTGAGGGGGATGGTTTTTCCGGGTTCGGGACCTTCAATAATTAGTAAATGGGCGCTCATTAACTCTCCACGATATTTTGCTGCTTAAGTGATTCACGTACTTTGACGCTGCGTAGAATAAATTCCAGTAATTTTTGATTCTTTGGATCTTTCACCTGAGCACT from Lentisphaera profundi harbors:
- a CDS encoding AAA family ATPase gives rise to the protein MSAHLLIIEGPEPGKTIPLNEGIQFIGRDANTDICIDHPSISKIHASIDLRNDSLTLSDCDSTNGIKANGEKHKQVKLEDQETFLIGDILIRFISGSDIKETLADFANRIPILRSEIKKIIVGQDDVVGQILAGIFGGGHCLLTGVPGLAKTITINSISKVLNLDFKRIQFTPDLMPSDITGTTILDEDEQGRRSFKFVKGPIFTQLLLADEINRTPPKTQAALLEAMQEKQVTVGEKTMQLPSPFIVMATRNPVEQEGTYILPEAQLDRFMFNINIDYPTQNEEEEILRRTCTPNSYHLKQIFQAHDIIRFRNAIERIETSPLVISYVTSLARATRPGTDDCPPELSELIEYGAGPRAGQYLIRGAKAFAAMEGRSFTTCADIKKCAVPVLRHRISLSFKAQAIRINEDDLVHKLLELIPEPEIPQFV